GGTTCTGTACAGTGACGGCCACTTCCTGTGACAGATGAGATGCTACAGACCTAACAAGCAGCGGGGGTTGATCCCCACTGAGCGCTCTGTGAACTCGGCTGCCGTCCCTTTGATTCTGTGACGTGACGAGATCAACGAGGAGTCGTCTCAGATCTCAAGAGACTTTTTCAAAAGACACTTTcgctttaattaaaatgaacaaGTTTAATATGAGGAGCAGACGAGAGGGTTTGTAAAAGATGACATTTGGTTTTTAAACTACTTGTTACCTCGGGGCCCTTTTCTGCGCCtgttttttaaactttctttaaaatgccacatgtgagatttaaagaaaaatgaatatCAAGCAGGATTTAGATAGATAgactttataaagatggacgacatgtcggCTTAAATTCACGTTTAATACCTTTTTGTCTGAGACAGTTTCTGTAGTTCTGATCACACTGGTGTAAtaagtgttattattataagtttggttttaattagttatttgatgatttgttttcagGTAGTTTTGGGGGGGGCAACATGATTGACAGCGGAACTGACTCGCAGTTGGCCGAGCGTGTAGCGGCTGGACGGTgaaatatatttatgtaaatattgtattttacacatttacatttgttgttgtttcttattGCAGTATAATGCACATATCTTTACATACCTCCTATTCTTATgtatatattacatatttatattaattctAGGTCTGTACGCAAATGTATTGAAACCCAATTTCCCGCAGTGATCAATACAGTGTTTCTGATTCACGTGGATACACACCAACACgcagcagcttcctgtctcTCACCTTCTGAGGGTTGAGCTTCCCCTGCACCACCTCCATGAAGTCCTCGTCGGACACGGTGATGGTCACGTCCGTCTTCCCGCTGAACGGACCCTCGTGCACGCAGCCGCTGCCGTTCTTCAGATCGATGGCTACAGGAGAGAGATGATGTTAAATCACAATCAGCTGACCGAGCTTCACTCTCCCCGGGTCGGCCGGGCCGCGGCCCCCTCGCCTCCACGTCCCACTCCGGCTCTGGATTTATTATTCGGTCATTAGCTCGGATTTTCTCCGAGTTTTCAGGGTTTGTTTGCCGGCTCGTTAGCTCAAGGTCATTCTGGGTCACATTCTCTTGTCGACTTTGCAGCTCACACTCAATTCAGCATCACGAGCCAGTGTCGGAGCAGATCACGTTTTCTGACTGATTCTATAATAGATCAGTaacacctccagcctcctgACTCTCTCAGTGAGTTGCCTGTGTGGAAATTTGAATTTGCAGTCGGGGTTGGGGACACAGAGATTCATTCATGTGAGCATATATAgaacatccccccccctcttggCTAAGAAACATGCTTCCGAGAGTAAAGTACTGAATTATCACATGTATATGAAATGGACATGATAAATGCTCTTAATCCTGACGTACCACAAAGTCCCTCAGGGCTCCTAGTCGCTCTATTTCTGTTCCTACGGTTTTATATTTTCGGTTTCATGATGCTGCCCCTTAATTCAGCAATAAATCAGCTAAACACTATTCTGGAAGTCACATATGTAAAATGGAGATCATTCAAGTTCGCATGAGAGTGTTTCAGGCtttcaaaaagttaaatttaagaCATAAATTGAGAACTTTTTAAGGTCCATACTGAATAAAATTTAAGACATGGGACAAGAACGTTAGATATTCATATCTAAGTCCAGGAATGACTTTTATTTCCCCGTATTgaagatgagaaggagaagcctCACAGAGAATCAATCTGGAAAAGACTCATCGAGTTCATTCGATATATCACCAACACCTATTtgttcttccttttcttacATCTGTTTCTATTCAGCTCTGTTCCTGTTAAAATGATCCCTCTGTGTTTATGTTACAGAGATACCCACATCCCGAACGTGAAACAGACTTTGACCCAGTAGTAGCAGCACATCTGTATCGTGGGattgttgtatttttccttGTACAACAAAGACCCAGAATGCGTGttcattgtgtttgtgcagcacttACTCCACTGTGCGGTGGTCTTTCCGTCTTTAGTGATCTCCCAGCCGAACACAGCGTTCACCTTCTTCACCAGCTCGGAGCCGAGGTCCTTCACACGACGTCCGATCTCTGCAAACACCAGCTCGCTCTGAAGTCCTGCTCCCTGCgtggagccacacacacacacacacacacacacactcgattCGATGCTTCAACAGGAGCTTGTCTCAATTATCCGAAGAAAAGCGAGGGAGGCTCAGAGCGATCGACAGAATCTGATCAGAGGAAAGTGAAGGATTGTTGATGAACTTGCTTGACTGAGACTTTCTGGAGACGCCTCTGACGCAGGGTGTAAATCCACGTAAGCTCCTGACAACACGACAGCGTCAGTCTCCTTCACCTGCAccggagagaagaggaggggtcAGGACGTCAGGAGGGGGGACACTCACATTCTGACTCACTTCATCTGTTTTAATGGTTTGAATCCAACACTGACTTTGCACTGGATGTGAATCCTGTTGCCTTCCTTCCACATCTCGGTCTGCAGAGACTGACCCGGCAGCACCGGCTTCACAAAGCGAAcctgagagacacaagacagagGAGTCAACGGCATCTCTAATTAAAAGGGTTTCATCAAATTCAACTTGACATCCTCACACTGTATATGCCACTGTATATacattatgtatattgtattttacactatatctgtacaggagagtAGAGcctgtccacacacactccctcctctctctcagcagcacccaaggtcaggttatagataaagacCAGCAtcacattgtagtgtctacgttGAGGGACTcgtatctaactcagatgctccagacagagagacaccaacttcaactctcaccAACTCTTTAACGTATGacaccagtggcaagacgtaaGGACACTGTGTGATTTAGGAAAGCATGATTTAGGCTGAACTGtccaataggatgcaaacaCCTACATGTTACATAGAGAGTGAGAGCAGTGAGAGTCATTCATGGATGTGTTGTTAGAATGGGTGATGCCAGTGGAGGGAGAGACACTGGGACGCTGTGGGAGAGTTTCTTTGATGCATCAAGTCGACATTCAAaccttccagaaaacttccagaACAAAGTGGTGTCACGAACAGGATCTCAACCCAGCAAGGAATCGGTAAGTTGCAAATTTAAAGTTATTCTTTTGATTTTCCTTACTGTGATGGGATCATAAGAAAGACAAGAACATTTCTGCTATTTTGACTGGAAAACAAAACCATTGAAGGccagtgtgtgagtgcaggAGAGATGTCTGTCGTCTCTTCTGCCCAACGAGGCTCAAACCCAACTTGATCTATCTGAATCAAAACTGAATGAGTAGAAATGAAGGAAGCGAACTGAGCTGAAGTGGAAATTGgattatgtatatttataatgtCATGTTGCACTGTAGTAGTGTGCTGAGTCAGTGGTAAATCTGTTTACCAGTGGTCGGTTGGTTTCTGGGGCTACTGGGGGTCGTGCCCGGCACTGGAGTATTCTGTAGCCTCCACCTGGTCCCACCCTGACTTTGGTGTAAGCTGGAGTTTGGCGTTGAGCCTGAGTCCGTCGGGAACGATTAGAAAAAGTCTGTGGTGTGTCTGCTGAACCCCAAAGAGAGGGGATGTTTCCCGGGGCGGCTTCCAGCTGCACTCGACACAGAGGGATCCAGTTATAAACTATAGAAAAGACGTTTTTGAAGTAGTGTGAAGAGGCCTGTTACGTTTGAATCAATAACAGGGATTATcttctctgtgtcctctgggAAAAGAGGAGGCTCCGCTCGGATTTCTGATCCCAGAGTCGAGGCACCGATGTTTTTAAGGATGGTTCCACAAGGCAAAATACTTTCTGAGTTTTTGTTCAAAATCCTTAAAGTTTGCCACCACTGATTTAGTAAAGCATAATGTGGCTGTGGAAGCCCTGATGCTGCAGCAGTGTGTAATGAGCAtttaagtgaatgtttgtgctttTTGATGTGAAGATGTTAACAAGGGAAACAATCAGTCCACAGCCGAGGTTACAACTAAACTGTAAAAAATGggtttataaaataaaagaaggCAAATCGGGAAGCAGAGCAACAGTGTCAAGGAACTAAAATCAGTCCACTGGAGATAAACAAGGGGCGTGGTCTGAAGCTGTGTTTTCCTCCAGAATGCCAGCTGGAGTCAAAggcagataaaaagagagacttTCAGAATGTTGAGTCTTTAACTGTGATCGTGTGTGAGTGGACTGACGGTGGAAATTAAAACAAGTTATGAGTGAGATTAAAGAAACTAGAGCAGATAAAGTCTGATTCTGTTCCACAAAGATCAGTGATAACATGTTCCTGATGAATGCTGATGGATAAATGTTCAAAGTTTGGTTTGTGTTTCCCATTCAGTTTTGCATATTTTGAACCTTTCTGCCACTCAGCAAACTGCAGCCGCTTGTCAATCTGGATATTGAATGATCATCCTCAAGACCCCACCTAATCTAATCGCTCCCCACATCTGAACCCACATACTCTTCTTCCTATGATCGATGAAAATGATGAACATGACCGTGTTGTGGTTATTGAACCAGAGTCCAGACTGGTTTCAGACACCAGTACCAAGCTCTGGTTTCATCTCTGGAGCTCTGATTTGAACATTGTTCCACCTCCTGGTCTCCCTgttgcatcaagtctacattcaaatcaccagctgctgcctgagttctcctttcaccagcttccagaaaacttccataacacTAAGTAGTTTATCAAGTATTAAACCCTGATAGATTAAAACTCTGTGAAGCGACCACGTTCCAAAAGATTGTTtctaattaaaaattaaaaagcttAAAATTGAAGATGTCAATTGGGGTcatgcaagcacactttttcaTTCTTACTCTAATGCtctgttatttttattctttgaaCTCTGGCCGTATAGAGAGAGAGTTGGATTCATTAAATTCTCTTGACGGGTAAATCTGGTATTCATCAACCTGGACCAGGTGTTTATAGATGTGTAGATGAATGGAACTTCATTGTGGGGACTGTCACAGTTGCCCCATAAGGTGGAGCCCCTGCCGTCGTGTCCTGGCTGGAGGTGGATTCTACCAACTGGACCGATTCCAAAGGTTGTTCACACCATTCAATCAAACAACCACATGTATAAATGTAGGGCCCGGGTTAAAAAACTCCCAGTAAAGGCCACACATTTGTTATTCATTGGTTATTTGCCTCCTATTTGTGTGTTAATTCATTAGAATGTTACCATCGAGGAAACGTGACTGTTCAGTTTCTGTAACAGTGTCGGTTGTTGAACCATCAAATCtttaatatgaaacatcttGTCAAAAATAAATGGCTGTAACAGTCTGGGAAATGACAGGAGGATATCATACAGTGGGCAGTGAAGGTTGCTTCcctcaaacttaatttcccctaAATTCACAAGAGTTGAGAGTGTTCAGGAAACCAGTTCTTTCTCCTGCACACCTGATGCTGTGCAAGGACGAAGACTTATTATGTGCACGGGTTGGTGCAACTGAGGACGTTAACCTGGAATACAACATGGATAAAGTCCCCAGAGACGGCTTTTCAGCTTGTCAAGGCTAAAACACATATTAAGTTTAAAATCAAACCTGCTCGTACACGTGGTTCCTGAATGAGCCACCCGCCCCCGTAGCTGACTCACCTTGATAGCCTTGAATCTGGACGGGTCATTGTCGGCAAAGTGCTTGAGGACGTGTCTCGCAGCGAAGCCAAATGAGCACAAAGCCATGAAGGATGGGAGCCTTGAAGCCtgaacagagagcagcagctttaAATACAGAACGTATGAGTGTAAACGAAATCCAAACACGTCACAGAGATTTATTCTGGATCAAGATGAATTAACGTCCCTCAAATCAAAACAGTAACAAAAGTTTGATGCTGTCAGCCCAAATTGAATGTTGTGTTACTTTAAATGAAAGtgtggatttctctgggtttaaaTGTAAGTACACAAATCCACAAAATACATAACTTTCCAATttgtagacattttaatgaagatttacattttatatacatttatgaaAAAGACACATGAAGCCCCAACAGATGTGCCCACACTCACCTCCCATGGCAGCAAAGCTGGGCTCGATGTGAAGAGGGTTCAAGTCGCCACTCAGCCGGTACAAGGCGGCCTGGCACCGCAGGGGAAACGCACATTAATCTATATCTAATTCATAAACCCCTGAACTTTTCATACACAAATGTGGTATGAAATTAAATTATCATCAAGGCAACAGAAGAGACACCTAAAATAAGAATAGCTTTGAAGTGATACAGTCATTTAAATCGCTCAGGGGATTTgggtttcttctttattctcccgttctgttttttattctgctgCACACACGCTGTCagcattctgttttttttttttttttttttaagtctggcTGTATGAAAACCTTGTTCAACGTTTTGCTCTGCCATCGCATTTTGTCTAAATCTTTAAGGTTATTACAGAGGTAAAAAACAATACGTTCTGTTTCCACCCACGTTTTATCAATGCGGCtgatttacagtgccttgcataagtattcaccccctttggacttttctacattttgtcatggtataaccacagattaaaatgtatttcatcgtgagttcatgtaatggaccaacacaaaatagtgcatcatttggaagtggggggaaatattacatggttttcacaattatttacaaataaaaatctgaaaagtgttgagtgcatatgtattcaccccctttactgtgaaacccctcacaaagatctggtgcgaccaattgcattcacaagtcacatttgcaagtcacataattagtaaatagggtccacctgtctgcaatttaatctcagtataaatacacctgttctgtgacggactcagagtttgttggagatcattactgaacaaacagcatcatgaagaccaaggagctcaccaaacaggtcagggataaagttgtggagaaatatgaagcagggttaggttataaaaaaatatccagagctttgaacatctctctgagcaccataaaatccatcataagaaaatggaaagaatatggcacaaccgcaaacctaccaagaggaggccgtccacccaaactgaagagtcggacaaggagaaaattaatcagagaagcaaccaggaggcccatggttactctggaggagttgcagagatccacagctgatgtgggagaatctgtccacaggacaactattagtcgtctactccacaaatctggcctttatggaagagtggcaagaagaaagccattgttgaaagggatccataaaaaatcccgtttggagtttgccagaagccatgtgggagacacagcaaacatgtggaagaaggtgctctggtcagatgagaccaaaattgaactttttggcctcaatgcaaaacgctatgtgtggcgaaaaacccaacactgcccatcaccctgagcacaccatcccaacagtgaaacatggtggtggtagcatcatgctgtggggatgcttctcttcagcaggtacagggaaactggtcagaatagagggaaagatggatggagccaaatacagggaaatccttgaagaaaatctgatgcagtctgcaaaagacttgagactggggcggaggttcatcttccagcaggacaatgaccctaaacatacagccagagctacaaaggaatggtttggattaaagaatcttaatgtcttaaaatggcccagtcaaagcccagacctcaatccaatagagaatctaaggcaagacttgaagattgcggttcacagacggtctccatccaatctgactgagcttcatcttttttgccaagaagaatggacaaacctttccatctctagatgtgcaaagctggtagagacataccccaaaagacttgcagctgtaattgcagcgaaagggggttctaccaagtattgacacaggggggtgaatacttatgcacccaacagatgtcaacatttttgttctcattattgtttgtgtcacattaaaatttattttgcacctccaaagtactatgcatgttttgttgatcaaatgggaaaaagtttatttaagtctatttgaattccagttagtaacagtacataatgggaaaaagtccaaggggggtgaatacttatgcaaggcactgtattctGCAactaaaacccacacagacactcacttgGTCTCTGGTGGTGGAATCAATCACCACAGCATCTGGTGCCCGCTGAGGTGGTGACACAGCAACctggacaaaacacacaaacattaagagGCAACGTTTTATTTACGATGTCTTATTTTCATTAGATTCGATTttcagcagtaaagtgaatttTTACTTTAGCTTTGTCGGAGTTTCTCTTCCCTCCGAAGCCTCCGGCTCCGACCACGAACACTGAAAACTGGTTGAAGCACAGCAGCTCCCCGTCGCTGTAGGTGTTCACTGCAAATCAGCACAACGGTGGAGTTCAGACTCAGACTTTGACAGAAGGATTCAGAGCCTCCGCTTGTGTAACAGTAGCAAGTAACAGTGGAAAATTTCTTTAAAGAATATTCAACAACcagtaaaaacacataaaaggtAAAATAACTCATTTGTCAGCAAAGTGGCCTTTGAAAGTGGttcattattttgtattcatatatttaCTGCAGCACTAATGTGTGATCAGAATATTGACGTTGCaacaaaaaattgaaattaCATAAAATTGCATTATATGAAATATAGTAAAGTGATCCTAAATCATTCCCTGATTTCCAaagtaaataagtattttttaatagttttgttCCTTCTTTAATAGACACAATGAGATGAGAGGCGTTCTTGTTTCTTGGTATCTTGATCACAGGCTTGAGGACTCGCATGCATCCGAGCTAACGCAACCAGCTTCAGGCTTCGGGCTTCAATAATGATCAATAGCCAGCGAAGGCCAGCGAAGAGAAGGACTGCCTGTAGCTAATACTGATTCTGAATCTGTTTTAGGAGGAAGGGAAGCATTTGTTTAGCCAAAGGATAGAAGAGGAAAACGTTGATGTATTGGTGAAAACTGTGAAACTGAACTTTAAGTAGTTCAATTCTGCCATTAAATATTTGAGTTATGCTAATTGTATCTGATTTTCATTGAGTTTGAGAATTTCCTCTTACTCTATAAGTACAGGGGATGTTGACTTAACAGATAAAAAAGTCCTTTAAATAATCAGTAATTCTGACTTTCCCTTGCAATCACACGGAGGAGTGAGGAGAACACGTGCCTCAGCCTCACAGCACATTTACAGTGAactgagagcaggaggaaacagCCACATGAGGGTGGACAGTGAATAGACTATCAGCAGGAATGCATGCGTCTGCACAGTGTCACTTTGATGTGCCAGGAAATATCCAGGGAAAGTCTTTACTCTGGGAGGATCGCAGACGCTGACTGGTTTGGTGTGTGTCAAGAAATTACATAGATTTGATTTTACCTCCTCAGGGGGAGCGTCAGGTCCCATGTTATTTGTTTTAAGTCGGATTAATTATAGATCCGAGTGGTTTTAATATCATCCATCTCTATGGAAATGTCCAATAGAAATATGGGCCCCTTCTTATTCCATTATTTCCATCCCCTGCAGACGCAGACTGtaaattcattttcattaacTCAGCCTGAGAGGCAACTTTCAGGAAGACACACTAAagtgatgaaaacaaatgaatttgAAATGATTATGCAACACGATAAAAGTTCTGTCCGCTAAAACGCAGAGAAACTCACcgtccaggaggaggagggctccGGAGCCTTTGTCCATCACGTCTGCTATCGTCGCCTGAGAGGTTAGTTCACCTAAAAAATATATGTTGCACCCAGTTACTTCCACTTAAACTATGTCTCATAAATTAATCTTGCATGTTCTTACATCAGTAAACTAGCTCTACACTTGATGAAATTACTGCCTCACAGAACTAGAAAGGTTTCAAGTCAAAATCATGTTTAGTGACAATAATCTGAGTAAAATGACTTATTGATGCTCTAACATAGATTTCATTATGATGTAAAATCTACATTAAATTGCATGCAGATAACGAGCATAGAAAGAAATACCTGATGTTGGCAGAGGTTTGTAAAGCTCCAGATACTGTTCTCCATGCAGAACCTGATGCAAAACATCAGAACAGATGTGATGTATAATCACTCCACAGTCTAGAAGCCTCATTAGCATGAGAAGTATGTGCATTACAATTGTTAAAGAGTGCATGGAATGTGCCATATggaatatgcaaatgttaatatacaaatacaaatgtcacacacatacacaaacagacatttcAGAGCATTCTGAATAATGCATGTGTTTTCTAACCTGTGTGAAATCTATGTTGAGTCCAGGGATTGAGGCCAGATTCATCATGGCTGCCTGGGAGGGAATGACCCCGAAGGTGGGCAGGCAGCTAAAGTCAGGATCGCCTTCATACAGGAACCTACATGAGAGTGTTAGTGAAAAATCCCACCTTTATAGGAATAGTTCATATTCACAGATGGACGCACACGGCCTGTGTTTGAAAGCCTGGATAGTGTTTTTTAGTGTTATCATATCGTTGACTTGTCAGGCCCCATGAGGCTGTTACACtcattagcacacacacacttcaatacACACCTAAGATGGTCTGGGTCCTTGGTCGACATGCCAACCCCCAGTGCGTAGAGGATACACTGAGTGTGGTTGAAGCTGAACGTGGTCGCCTCCATTTTCTGTCCCACTGCCATTgcctgagaggagagga
The genomic region above belongs to Pleuronectes platessa chromosome 4, fPlePla1.1, whole genome shotgun sequence and contains:
- the LOC128438998 gene encoding LOW QUALITY PROTEIN: peroxisomal multifunctional enzyme type 2-like (The sequence of the model RefSeq protein was modified relative to this genomic sequence to represent the inferred CDS: deleted 1 base in 1 codon) encodes the protein MSLSFEGRVVLVTGAGGGLGREYALAFAERGASVVVNDLGADTKGGGKSSAAADKVVEEIRAKGGNAVANYDSVEDGEKLIQTALDAFGRLDVVVNNAGILRDRSFARTSDLDWDLIQRVHLRGSFLVTRAAWNHMKNQKFGRIIMTASAAGIYGNFGQANYSAAKLGLLGLANTLAIEGSKYNIHCNTIAPVAGSRLTETIMPPDLVASLKSEYVAPLVLWLCHDQCKENGGLFEVGAGWIGKLRWERSQGRTVRQKDQPINVEAVRDQWDKICDFTDATKPSSVQESLSSMVAVLSQVESEEGVDANPTAAVASTSGINPAMAVGQKMEATTFSFNHTQCILYALGVGMSTKDPDHLRFLYEGDPDFSCLPTFGVIPSQAAMMNLASIPGLNIDFTQVLHGEQYLELYKPLPTSGELTSQATIADVMDKGSGALLLLDVNTYSDGELLCFNQFSVFVVGAGGFGGKRNSDKAKVAVSPPQRAPDAVVIDSTTRDQAALYRLSGDLNPLHIEPSFAAMGGFKAPILHGLCSFGFAARHVLKHFADNDPSRFKAIKVRFVKPVLPGQSLQTEMWKEGNRIHIQCKVKETDAVVLSGAYVDLHPASEASPESLSQGAGLQSELVFAEIGRRVKDLGSELVKKVNAVFGWEITKDGKTTAQWTIDLKNGSGCVHEGPFSGKTDVTITVSDEDFMEVVQGKLNPQKAFFSGRLKVRGNIMLSQKLEVILKDHAKL